In the genome of Acidimicrobiia bacterium, one region contains:
- a CDS encoding aromatic ring-opening dioxygenase LigA, whose translation MFHRRRRSTVAALGRLVSLAGLGSAVAGAVAWATVSSRLAGEKIVVPDGAPHLGGRPVRGPLTAFAQAEAINGIAMKATGGRVYAELDQDDPAAETARVASFLRASLFTSVLAFGVAAGQMAVGLVLMLIGKALRETGDRL comes from the coding sequence ATGTTCCACCGCAGGCGCAGATCCACCGTGGCGGCCCTGGGCCGCCTGGTGAGCCTGGCCGGATTGGGTTCGGCGGTCGCCGGAGCCGTGGCGTGGGCAACGGTGAGCTCCCGCCTGGCCGGCGAGAAGATCGTGGTCCCCGACGGGGCGCCGCACCTCGGCGGCCGGCCGGTGCGAGGGCCGCTGACGGCGTTCGCTCAGGCCGAGGCGATCAACGGCATCGCCATGAAGGCGACCGGGGGCCGCGTCTACGCCGAGCTCGACCAGGACGACCCCGCCGCCGAGACCGCCCGCGTGGCATCGTTCCTGCGCGCCTCCCTCTTCACCTCGGTTCTGGCCTTCGGCGTGGCAGCAGGCCAGATGGCCGTCGGCCTGGTACTGATGCTGATCGGAAAGGCACTCAGAGAGACCGGAGACCGCCTGTGA
- a CDS encoding aquaporin yields MFLDKRMSLGDMVGYWGAQVVGGVLASLALAWVISKDAVAATITSVNTAYVDTFGGFVGEALLTMVFVMTVLVMAKSTSYSRYLGIGLTLSAVHFIGLGFTGASVNPARSLAPAIVGGEFADIWIYIAGPGVGAVLAWVLYKVIVTGDTDLRDDIKEMM; encoded by the coding sequence ATGTTCCTCGACAAGAGGATGTCGCTGGGCGACATGGTCGGCTACTGGGGAGCCCAGGTGGTGGGTGGCGTCCTGGCGAGCCTGGCGCTCGCCTGGGTCATCAGCAAGGATGCCGTGGCGGCCACCATCACCTCGGTCAACACGGCCTACGTGGACACCTTCGGCGGCTTCGTCGGCGAGGCGTTGCTGACGATGGTGTTCGTGATGACGGTCCTGGTGATGGCGAAGAGCACCTCGTACTCGAGGTATCTCGGGATCGGTCTCACGCTGAGTGCCGTCCACTTCATCGGTCTCGGGTTCACCGGGGCTTCGGTGAACCCGGCCCGGTCGCTGGCGCCGGCGATCGTCGGCGGCGAGTTCGCCGACATCTGGATCTACATCGCCGGCCCGGGTGTGGGGGCCGTGCTCGCCTGGGTGCTGTACAAGGTGATCGTCACCGGGGATACCGACCTTCGGGACGACATCAAGGAGATGATGTAG
- a CDS encoding TIGR03557 family F420-dependent LLM class oxidoreductase, with protein MTEFFYFCGHEQWQPETLVRHGVLAEEAGFDGLVVSEHFHPWVDDHSAAGFAFATIGAMAQATSRVRIATGVTTPLFRYHPGVVAQAAATLDRLSGGRFDLGVGTGENINEGPLGYDFPGYAERAGRMREALEIMRRLLDGEKLTYEGRWYRTDRARLYSPPLRHLPIWMAAGGPKSAALAAEWADGIITSVKVPADTFEQVISPARAAAAAADRPAPRILATRWSLHAASEEEAWAALTSWRGLRAPGRLEAVDPMDLRITADEMPREEILGRYAIVADADAIVATYRELVEDVHADVVTFQIASMDQEATIRMLGAEVLPRLRAMG; from the coding sequence ATGACCGAGTTCTTCTACTTCTGCGGACATGAGCAGTGGCAGCCCGAGACCCTGGTACGCCATGGTGTCCTCGCCGAGGAGGCCGGGTTCGACGGGCTGGTGGTCTCCGAGCACTTCCATCCCTGGGTGGATGACCACTCGGCGGCGGGGTTCGCCTTCGCCACCATCGGGGCGATGGCACAGGCCACCTCAAGGGTTCGCATCGCCACCGGGGTCACCACTCCCCTGTTCCGCTACCACCCGGGTGTCGTCGCCCAGGCGGCAGCCACGCTCGATCGGCTCTCCGGCGGACGGTTCGACCTGGGCGTCGGTACCGGGGAGAACATCAACGAGGGACCTCTGGGATACGACTTCCCCGGCTACGCCGAGCGGGCGGGACGGATGCGCGAGGCCCTGGAGATCATGCGGCGCCTCCTCGACGGTGAGAAGCTCACCTACGAGGGGCGCTGGTACCGCACCGACCGCGCCCGCCTCTACTCGCCCCCCCTGCGGCACCTGCCCATCTGGATGGCGGCCGGCGGCCCCAAGTCGGCGGCGCTCGCCGCCGAATGGGCCGACGGGATCATCACCAGCGTCAAGGTCCCGGCCGACACCTTCGAGCAGGTCATCAGCCCGGCCCGTGCGGCCGCCGCTGCCGCCGACCGTCCGGCGCCACGCATCCTCGCCACCCGCTGGTCGCTGCACGCCGCCTCCGAAGAGGAGGCCTGGGCGGCGCTCACCTCGTGGCGGGGGCTGCGAGCCCCGGGACGCCTGGAGGCGGTCGACCCCATGGATCTGAGGATCACGGCCGACGAGATGCCCCGGGAAGAGATCCTGGGGAGGTACGCCATCGTCGCCGACGCCGACGCCATCGTCGCCACCTACCGCGAGCTCGTCGAGGATGTCCACGCCGACGTGGTCACCTTCCAGATCGCCTCGATGGACCAGGAGGCGACGATCCGCATGCTCGGAGCCGAGGTCCTCCCTCGCCTGCGAGCCATGGGCTGA
- a CDS encoding LLM class flavin-dependent oxidoreductase, translated as MELAFSPTTPGVTVTDLVDLCVLAEKHGYGAAWAAEVAGPEAFALLGAIATRTRRIGLGVAVVPASTRSPALLAMGAATLSQAAAGRPIALGIGSSSEFIVSSWHDAPFDPPLGRVREAVVATRALLAGDSGFEGRFHRIRRFGLTSPPAGPVRLFVGALGPGMLAVAGAVADGVCLNLTPPEMIPVQRESVMAGAAATGRDLTGGFRMMARLHVVPTDDVAAGRNAIRAGFGPYFAQPVYNRFLRSLGHEEEAEAVAGAFAAGDRAGVAAALHDEVVDRVAVVGPIGAIRDRLEQYAASGLDVAALNLLAPDAAGVASALEALAPS; from the coding sequence ATGGAGCTTGCGTTCAGCCCCACCACCCCCGGGGTAACGGTCACCGACCTCGTCGATCTCTGTGTTCTTGCCGAGAAGCACGGCTACGGAGCCGCCTGGGCTGCCGAGGTCGCCGGGCCCGAGGCGTTTGCCCTTCTGGGGGCGATCGCGACGCGCACCCGCCGAATAGGACTGGGGGTGGCGGTGGTTCCCGCATCCACGCGGTCGCCGGCGCTCCTGGCGATGGGCGCCGCAACCCTGAGCCAGGCTGCGGCAGGCCGTCCGATCGCACTGGGGATCGGGTCGTCCTCCGAGTTCATCGTCTCCTCCTGGCACGACGCCCCGTTCGATCCTCCTCTTGGACGAGTGCGGGAGGCGGTGGTGGCCACACGGGCCCTGCTGGCCGGAGACAGTGGGTTCGAGGGGCGATTCCACCGAATCCGCCGCTTCGGTCTCACATCGCCTCCGGCCGGTCCGGTGAGGCTCTTCGTGGGGGCGCTCGGCCCGGGGATGCTTGCCGTGGCCGGTGCCGTGGCCGACGGCGTGTGCCTCAACCTCACCCCGCCCGAGATGATCCCCGTCCAGCGGGAGTCGGTGATGGCCGGCGCCGCCGCCACCGGGAGGGACCTGACCGGGGGCTTTCGAATGATGGCCCGGCTCCACGTGGTGCCAACCGACGACGTCGCGGCCGGACGCAACGCCATCCGGGCCGGGTTCGGGCCGTACTTCGCCCAACCGGTGTACAACCGGTTCCTGCGCTCCCTCGGTCACGAGGAGGAGGCTGAGGCGGTGGCTGGCGCCTTCGCCGCCGGGGACCGGGCGGGTGTGGCGGCGGCGCTGCACGACGAGGTGGTGGATCGGGTTGCGGTGGTGGGACCGATCGGGGCGATCCGGGACCGGTTGGAGCAGTACGCCGCCTCGGGGCTCGACGTGGCCGCGCTCAACCTGCTCGCCCCCGACGCCGCCGGGGTGGCCTCCGCGTTGGAGGCCTTGGCGCCCTCCTGA
- a CDS encoding sulfite exporter TauE/SafE family protein encodes MSTTLRAALLGIVAGVVSGLFGVGGGLVMVPGLVLFLSFDQHRAHGTSVAAIVASASAALIPFTIDSDVEWATAGYLLIGALAGAFVGARIIGRIPAVWLARAFVTLALVSAIRLGIGS; translated from the coding sequence GTGTCCACGACCCTGCGCGCCGCCCTCCTCGGCATCGTCGCTGGCGTCGTCAGCGGCCTCTTCGGAGTCGGCGGCGGGCTGGTGATGGTGCCCGGACTTGTGCTGTTCTTGTCCTTCGACCAGCACCGTGCCCACGGCACTTCGGTGGCCGCCATCGTCGCCTCCGCCTCGGCGGCGCTCATCCCGTTCACGATCGACAGCGACGTCGAGTGGGCCACGGCCGGCTACCTGCTGATCGGTGCCCTCGCCGGCGCGTTCGTCGGCGCCCGCATAATCGGTCGGATCCCGGCCGTCTGGTTGGCACGGGCATTCGTCACCCTGGCACTGGTCTCGGCGATCCGCCTGGGGATCGGCTCGTGA
- a CDS encoding sulfite exporter TauE/SafE family protein has product MTVLALIVIGLVAGSLAATLGVGGGIVYVPALVALFSFAQHDAQGTSLAVIVPTTIVAGYLHARAGRVHWPTTLILGLGGVAGGLLGARIAIELDGLVLRRMFAVFLVLMAWRMLGKTKHSSH; this is encoded by the coding sequence GTGACGGTGCTCGCCCTCATCGTTATCGGCCTGGTGGCCGGGTCTCTGGCGGCGACGCTGGGTGTGGGCGGCGGCATCGTCTACGTTCCCGCCCTGGTCGCCCTCTTCTCGTTCGCCCAGCACGACGCCCAGGGAACTTCGCTGGCGGTGATCGTGCCCACGACGATCGTCGCCGGCTACTTGCATGCGCGAGCCGGACGGGTCCACTGGCCGACGACGCTCATACTCGGCCTGGGCGGGGTGGCCGGAGGCCTCCTCGGCGCGCGGATCGCCATCGAGCTCGACGGGCTGGTGCTGCGCCGGATGTTCGCCGTGTTCCTGGTGCTCATGGCATGGCGGATGCTCGGAAAGACCAAGCACAGCAGCCACTAG
- a CDS encoding metal-dependent hydrolase: MILWHLGMTVLIVRYVFRDPRMDLRWVLAGSILPDLIDKPFGSILFNETFRTHRLWAHSLLFPVVGLTIVMVATRRGGDHRKQWIGLVIGLFVHLLLDGVWLSPEAFLWPLFGLDFPKVAGSDFPALLRGMLSSPLVWLGEAVGAGYLVLLWRRHLAGAGGIRGFIEDGRIALS; the protein is encoded by the coding sequence GTGATCCTGTGGCACCTGGGGATGACGGTGCTCATCGTCCGTTATGTGTTCAGGGATCCCCGCATGGACCTGCGGTGGGTGCTCGCCGGGTCGATCCTGCCCGACCTGATCGACAAGCCTTTCGGTTCGATCCTGTTCAACGAGACCTTCCGCACCCATCGGCTGTGGGCGCACTCGCTGTTGTTCCCGGTGGTCGGACTGACGATCGTGATGGTGGCCACAAGGCGGGGAGGGGATCACCGCAAGCAGTGGATCGGCCTGGTGATCGGCCTCTTCGTGCACCTCTTGCTGGACGGCGTCTGGCTGAGTCCCGAGGCGTTCCTCTGGCCGCTGTTCGGGCTGGACTTCCCCAAGGTCGCCGGGTCCGACTTCCCGGCCCTGCTGCGGGGCATGCTCTCCTCTCCGCTGGTCTGGCTGGGAGAAGCGGTCGGGGCCGGCTACCTGGTGCTGCTGTGGCGCCGTCATCTAGCCGGCGCCGGCGGCATCAGAGGGTTCATCGAGGACGGGCGGATCGCCCTGTCCTAG
- a CDS encoding ribonuclease HI family protein has protein sequence MRGTHVLYCDGASRGNPGLASYGFSLLTPGGEVLVEGGRAIGVATNNVAEYRGLIAGLEAAIDAGIDDLEVRLDSLLLVKQISGEYRVKAPGLKPLQRQAVGLLARIGSARLRHVPREQNTRADALANAALDGEGLA, from the coding sequence ATGAGGGGAACGCATGTCCTGTACTGCGACGGCGCCTCGCGGGGAAACCCCGGGCTCGCCTCATACGGGTTCTCGCTGCTCACCCCCGGCGGCGAGGTCCTCGTAGAGGGCGGTCGGGCCATCGGAGTCGCCACCAACAACGTCGCCGAGTACCGGGGTCTGATCGCGGGTCTCGAAGCGGCCATCGACGCCGGCATCGACGACCTGGAGGTCCGGCTCGACAGCCTGCTGCTGGTGAAGCAGATCTCCGGGGAGTACCGGGTGAAGGCCCCCGGCCTCAAGCCGCTCCAGCGTCAAGCGGTGGGCCTGCTCGCTCGCATCGGCTCGGCTCGACTGAGGCACGTGCCGCGTGAACAAAACACCCGCGCCGATGCCCTGGCCAACGCCGCCCTGGACGGGGAGGGCCTCGCGTGA
- a CDS encoding heme ABC transporter ATP-binding protein, with protein MTAAVTVRGVGLGVEGRQLLRDVDLVLQPGEVVAVVGPNGAGKTSLVRVLSGEWEPSAGSVWILGDDLATLHPLERARRRAVLPQQSVLGFAFRCLDVVMMGRYAAPDGDDTAAVAEAMGATDTTHLADRSYPTLSGGEQTRVAMARVLAQETPVLFLDEPTATLDLRHQELVMGVLRGLAESGAAIMVVLHDLNLAGRHADRVALLAEGRLHSIGAPSEVLTADALQTVYGQRVDVIAHPRDGSPVILPRPEAPAGEPGG; from the coding sequence TTGACCGCCGCGGTGACGGTCAGGGGAGTCGGACTCGGCGTCGAGGGGCGGCAGCTCCTGCGCGATGTCGATCTGGTGCTGCAGCCGGGAGAGGTCGTGGCGGTTGTCGGGCCGAACGGTGCCGGAAAGACGTCTCTGGTTCGGGTGCTGAGCGGCGAGTGGGAGCCGAGCGCCGGATCGGTGTGGATCCTCGGGGACGACCTGGCGACGCTGCACCCTCTGGAACGTGCCCGTCGCCGGGCGGTGTTGCCTCAGCAGTCGGTGCTCGGGTTCGCCTTTCGCTGCCTGGACGTTGTGATGATGGGACGGTACGCCGCACCCGACGGCGACGACACCGCGGCGGTGGCCGAGGCGATGGGCGCCACCGACACCACGCACCTGGCCGACCGGTCGTACCCGACGCTCAGCGGCGGCGAGCAGACCCGCGTCGCCATGGCGCGAGTGCTTGCCCAGGAGACCCCGGTGTTGTTCCTCGACGAGCCGACCGCCACCCTCGACCTGCGCCACCAGGAGCTGGTGATGGGTGTTCTCCGGGGCCTGGCGGAGAGCGGGGCGGCGATCATGGTGGTGCTCCACGATCTGAACCTGGCCGGCCGTCACGCCGACCGGGTGGCCCTGCTCGCCGAAGGGAGGCTCCACTCGATCGGCGCCCCATCCGAGGTACTGACGGCGGATGCGCTGCAGACTGTCTACGGCCAGCGGGTGGACGTGATCGCCCACCCGCGCGACGGCTCGCCGGTCATCCTCCCGCGACCGGAGGCGCCTGCCGGCGAACCCGGCGGCTGA
- a CDS encoding iron ABC transporter permease, whose product MSPRRISPPALLTGLGVLLVALIVVSLGTGAVSISPRQVVSILLEHAGVEGSGFTSQQDAVLWSIRLPRVLLGVTVGAGLGMAGAALQGIFRNPLADPQLIGISSGAAAGSALGILALEGAVGTIAGPIGAFVGGLAAGAAVYTLARHQGRTEVVTLILAGIAVAALGGALAGFLSVLADDPRLGTPLFYSLGGLGVSTWGLLGITVPFVLVGLVLLPGEGRRLDLVLLGEREAYHLGVDVEATRRRVLLLSTAVVGATVAAAGVIGFVGLLVPHAIRLGAGPGHRLLLPASAIGGAALVVGADTLARTVASPLEVPVGLLTALVGGPAFLWLLRRTRREQGGWG is encoded by the coding sequence GTGAGCCCGCGGCGGATCTCGCCGCCTGCCCTACTCACCGGTCTGGGGGTGCTCCTCGTCGCCTTGATCGTGGTGTCTCTCGGGACCGGAGCGGTCTCCATCTCGCCGCGACAGGTGGTGTCGATCCTGCTGGAACACGCCGGCGTCGAGGGCAGCGGGTTCACCTCCCAGCAGGACGCCGTGCTCTGGTCGATCCGGCTCCCCCGGGTGCTGCTCGGTGTGACGGTCGGCGCCGGTCTGGGCATGGCCGGGGCGGCACTCCAGGGGATCTTTCGCAACCCGCTGGCCGACCCCCAGCTGATCGGGATCTCCAGCGGTGCCGCCGCCGGTTCGGCCCTTGGAATCCTGGCTCTGGAGGGGGCGGTGGGGACCATCGCCGGCCCGATTGGCGCCTTCGTCGGTGGACTCGCCGCGGGCGCAGCCGTCTACACCCTGGCCCGCCATCAGGGCCGCACCGAGGTGGTCACGCTGATCCTCGCCGGGATCGCCGTCGCCGCATTGGGCGGCGCCCTGGCGGGCTTTCTCAGCGTGCTCGCCGACGACCCCCGTCTGGGCACCCCGCTCTTCTACTCGCTAGGCGGACTGGGAGTATCCACCTGGGGCCTGCTCGGGATCACGGTCCCATTCGTCCTGGTCGGGCTCGTCCTGCTCCCAGGAGAGGGGAGGCGCCTCGATCTGGTGTTGCTCGGCGAGCGGGAGGCCTACCACCTGGGGGTCGACGTCGAAGCCACCCGCAGGCGAGTGCTGCTCCTCTCCACTGCCGTCGTCGGCGCCACTGTCGCCGCCGCAGGAGTGATCGGCTTCGTCGGCCTCCTGGTGCCCCACGCCATCCGCCTGGGGGCCGGGCCGGGCCACCGTCTGCTGTTGCCGGCGTCGGCGATCGGGGGTGCCGCTCTGGTGGTCGGGGCCGACACCCTCGCCCGAACAGTGGCCTCTCCGCTCGAGGTTCCCGTCGGCCTGCTCACCGCCCTGGTCGGCGGCCCAGCCTTCCTGTGGCTGCTGCGCCGCACCCGACGAGAGCAGGGAGGCTGGGGTTGA
- a CDS encoding ABC transporter substrate-binding protein codes for MGLVRLVMLLALAMAACGGSDAATTTAGDPVSIYAGPDGVTSTVTDVSRIVSVSGDFSEMVWALGLGENLVGVDLSSVYPKEEMRVLPKVGVEFRLLAEPILALEPTLVIGDLDASPPEVIAQVRGAGVPVVLFPRYSGLDAPAEKIRAVAEVLGVPTEGDRLASEVQAEIDAAVALAATATSRPRVAVVYVASRDTVLLLGENTVFEGVIAALGAEDVGPPAGADGFVPLTPEAMVAAAPDVIITAERGFEQRGGLEGFLQLPGIAQTPAGQSGRVLVYEDLLLLGMGPRTGVLADLLVRALHPEIEG; via the coding sequence ATGGGGTTGGTGCGCCTGGTGATGCTCTTGGCGCTTGCGATGGCCGCATGCGGCGGTTCCGACGCCGCCACGACGACTGCCGGCGATCCGGTGTCCATCTACGCGGGTCCAGACGGGGTGACCTCGACCGTGACCGACGTGTCGCGCATCGTCTCGGTCAGCGGGGACTTCAGCGAGATGGTGTGGGCACTGGGACTCGGAGAGAACCTGGTCGGTGTCGACCTCTCGTCGGTGTACCCCAAGGAAGAGATGCGGGTACTCCCCAAGGTGGGGGTCGAGTTCCGTCTGCTCGCAGAGCCGATCCTGGCTCTGGAGCCGACCCTGGTGATCGGAGACCTGGACGCATCGCCGCCGGAGGTGATCGCCCAGGTGCGCGGTGCCGGTGTGCCGGTGGTGCTGTTCCCGCGGTACTCGGGACTGGACGCCCCGGCCGAGAAGATCCGCGCCGTGGCCGAAGTCCTCGGGGTCCCCACCGAAGGTGATCGCCTGGCGAGCGAGGTCCAGGCAGAGATCGACGCCGCCGTGGCTCTGGCCGCCACCGCCACCAGCCGTCCGAGGGTGGCGGTGGTGTACGTGGCTTCTCGTGACACCGTCCTCCTGCTCGGTGAGAACACCGTATTCGAGGGGGTGATCGCTGCTCTTGGCGCCGAAGATGTCGGGCCTCCTGCCGGGGCCGACGGGTTCGTGCCGCTGACCCCCGAGGCGATGGTGGCGGCGGCCCCGGACGTGATCATCACCGCCGAGCGTGGGTTCGAACAGCGGGGCGGGTTGGAGGGGTTCCTGCAGCTGCCCGGGATTGCCCAGACCCCGGCAGGGCAGTCGGGTCGGGTCCTGGTGTACGAGGATCTGCTCTTGCTGGGGATGGGGCCGCGCACCGGTGTGCTGGCAGATCTGTTGGTGCGCGCCCTGCACCCGGAGATCGAAGGGTGA
- a CDS encoding CoA-binding protein, producing the protein MDDIATLLHQPGSTVAVVGATDDESKYGNKIYRDLKAKGFTVFAVNPGRDTVDGDPCWPTLSSLPEPPTIVDIVVPPALTLEVLKECDRLGLRNVWVQPGAADEAVREFVAAHDFNALVDACIMVHSRAVGTGSS; encoded by the coding sequence ATGGACGACATCGCCACCCTGCTCCACCAGCCCGGCTCCACGGTCGCCGTGGTGGGGGCGACCGACGATGAGAGCAAGTACGGCAACAAGATCTACCGCGACCTCAAGGCGAAGGGATTCACCGTGTTCGCGGTGAACCCGGGCCGAGACACCGTGGACGGGGACCCATGTTGGCCGACACTGTCCTCCCTCCCCGAGCCGCCGACCATCGTCGACATCGTCGTGCCCCCCGCACTGACCCTCGAGGTCCTCAAGGAGTGCGACCGGCTCGGCCTGCGCAACGTCTGGGTGCAGCCGGGGGCCGCCGACGAGGCGGTGCGTGAGTTCGTTGCCGCCCACGACTTCAACGCCCTCGTCGACGCATGCATCATGGTGCACTCCCGCGCAGTCGGCACCGGGTCCTCCTGA
- a CDS encoding Glu/Leu/Phe/Val dehydrogenase: protein MQSEVLNPHRIARIQFDRAASLIDTPQGWGGMDEWLFQPEQTLMVTIPVVMDDGVVRTFRGYRVIHNTVRGPGKGGIRFHPAVNEDEVRALATWMTWKCAVVGVPFGGAKGGVCCDPTTLSTDERRRITRRFIAALGDNIGPHTDIPAPDPYTDSQTMAWIYDTYSMMHPGRNTLPVVTGKPLDIGGIVGRTTATGRGVFLATRHFLEIGGLPGLESLESAAVAIQGFGNAGRHSAAFFAEAGARIVAVSDTRGTVVNGSGIDVAAVIAHKDETGAVAGAPGTETMPPEAALEADCDILIPAAMENQITAANADSVKARLVVEAANGPTTPAADRILAGRGVAVLPDILANAGGVVVSYFEWVQNLQNEEWDEDRVEQGLAKRMRRATESVVERLATLPAPTGGEPGPDLRVAATARAVERTRATAEERGVWP, encoded by the coding sequence TTGCAGTCTGAGGTCCTCAACCCGCATCGGATAGCCCGCATCCAGTTCGACCGGGCGGCCTCTCTGATCGACACCCCGCAGGGATGGGGCGGCATGGACGAGTGGCTGTTCCAGCCGGAGCAGACCTTGATGGTGACGATTCCGGTGGTGATGGACGACGGGGTGGTGCGCACCTTTCGCGGCTACCGGGTGATCCACAACACGGTGCGCGGCCCCGGCAAGGGCGGCATCCGCTTCCATCCGGCGGTGAACGAGGACGAGGTCAGGGCCCTCGCCACCTGGATGACCTGGAAATGCGCCGTGGTGGGCGTTCCCTTCGGCGGGGCCAAAGGCGGAGTCTGCTGCGACCCGACCACGCTGTCGACCGACGAACGGCGACGGATCACCCGCAGGTTCATCGCCGCCCTCGGCGACAACATCGGACCCCACACCGACATCCCTGCGCCGGACCCGTACACCGACTCGCAGACCATGGCCTGGATCTACGACACGTACTCGATGATGCACCCCGGCCGCAACACGCTGCCGGTCGTCACCGGAAAGCCCCTCGACATCGGAGGCATCGTGGGCAGGACCACCGCCACCGGGCGCGGCGTGTTCCTCGCCACCCGCCACTTCCTGGAGATCGGGGGGCTGCCCGGACTGGAATCGCTCGAAAGCGCCGCCGTCGCCATCCAGGGCTTCGGCAACGCCGGCAGGCACAGCGCGGCGTTCTTCGCCGAGGCCGGGGCTCGAATCGTGGCGGTGAGCGACACGCGGGGAACGGTCGTCAACGGGTCGGGAATCGACGTCGCCGCCGTCATCGCCCACAAGGACGAGACCGGAGCCGTCGCCGGCGCTCCCGGCACCGAGACCATGCCCCCCGAGGCCGCCCTCGAGGCCGACTGCGACATCCTGATCCCGGCGGCCATGGAGAACCAGATCACGGCGGCCAACGCCGACTCGGTGAAGGCGCGTCTCGTCGTTGAGGCCGCCAACGGACCGACCACACCGGCCGCAGACCGGATCCTGGCCGGTCGCGGGGTGGCGGTCCTTCCCGACATCCTGGCCAACGCCGGCGGCGTGGTGGTGTCGTACTTCGAGTGGGTGCAGAACCTCCAGAACGAGGAGTGGGACGAGGACCGCGTGGAGCAGGGTCTGGCGAAGCGGATGCGACGGGCGACCGAATCGGTGGTGGAACGCCTGGCCACCCTGCCCGCTCCGACGGGCGGTGAACCGGGGCCGGACCTGAGGGTGGCGGCAACGGCCCGAGCCGTAGAACGCACCCGAGCCACCGCCGAGGAGCGCGGCGTCTGGCCCTGA
- a CDS encoding FAD-binding oxidoreductase: MTVGVSYWMDRLDRPIRPGLSGDTDFDVCIIGAGYTGLWSAYYLALADPGLRVAVIDSHFVGFGASGRNGGWASAKVAGLDRMLADPKTRDGAARTYRQMISTLDEFERVLQSEAIDCDWARGGTIVTATRPAHVARLKASLELKHSAGFSDHDGLWLEPVEARRRLNTSRNHGASYTPHCAALDPARLVLGLAAAVERRGVRIFEGTPGVPVAGGVETPGGRIRADRVVLATEAYGVRLPGRRRRAIPVYSLMVVTEPLPEAAWEEIGLAQRETFSDGRHMIIYGQRTADGRIAFGGRGAPYHYGSRIEPGFDRNAATFEFLRMTLADLFPALGGVRYEGEWGGPLAIPRDWRPSISAEGSLVAVGNYVGQGVATANLMGRTVSDLITGADSDLLSLPWVGHRARRWEPEPLRWVGVNLGRRLTESIDHSEEGGRRARIRQAILDRLPVG; this comes from the coding sequence ATGACCGTCGGCGTGTCCTACTGGATGGACCGTCTGGATAGACCCATCAGGCCCGGCCTGAGCGGAGACACCGACTTCGACGTCTGCATCATCGGCGCCGGCTACACCGGGTTGTGGTCCGCCTACTACCTGGCCCTTGCCGACCCCGGCCTTCGGGTGGCTGTGATCGACAGCCACTTCGTGGGATTCGGGGCTTCGGGACGCAACGGCGGATGGGCCTCGGCCAAGGTGGCCGGGTTGGACCGGATGCTCGCCGATCCGAAGACCCGTGACGGGGCAGCCCGAACCTATCGCCAGATGATCTCGACCCTCGACGAGTTCGAGAGGGTGCTGCAGAGCGAGGCGATCGACTGCGACTGGGCACGGGGGGGCACCATCGTGACCGCAACGCGACCCGCCCACGTCGCCCGGCTCAAGGCATCGCTCGAGTTGAAGCACTCGGCGGGGTTCAGCGACCACGACGGACTCTGGCTGGAGCCCGTTGAGGCACGACGCAGACTCAACACATCCCGCAACCACGGGGCCTCGTACACACCGCACTGCGCGGCGCTGGACCCGGCCCGGCTGGTGCTGGGCCTGGCTGCGGCCGTGGAAAGGCGCGGGGTACGCATCTTCGAAGGGACGCCCGGCGTCCCCGTTGCAGGGGGCGTGGAGACCCCGGGTGGCCGGATCCGGGCCGACCGGGTTGTTCTCGCCACCGAGGCCTACGGGGTGCGACTGCCTGGTCGTCGCCGACGGGCCATCCCGGTGTACTCGTTGATGGTGGTGACCGAGCCGCTGCCGGAAGCCGCCTGGGAGGAGATCGGCCTGGCCCAGCGGGAGACCTTCTCCGATGGCCGCCACATGATCATCTACGGGCAGCGGACGGCAGATGGACGAATCGCCTTCGGTGGCCGGGGCGCCCCGTACCACTACGGGTCGCGTATCGAGCCTGGTTTCGATCGCAACGCTGCGACCTTCGAGTTCCTGCGGATGACGCTCGCCGACCTGTTCCCGGCGCTCGGTGGAGTGCGGTACGAGGGGGAGTGGGGAGGCCCGCTCGCCATTCCTCGGGATTGGCGCCCGTCGATTTCCGCCGAGGGGTCGCTGGTGGCCGTGGGAAACTATGTGGGCCAGGGGGTGGCTACCGCCAACCTGATGGGCCGAACCGTGAGCGACCTGATCACAGGTGCCGACAGCGACCTGCTCTCGCTGCCCTGGGTGGGGCATCGGGCCCGGCGATGGGAGCCGGAGCCGTTGCGCTGGGTCGGCGTCAACCTGGGTCGGCGTCTCACCGAGTCGATCGATCACTCGGAAGAGGGCGGGCGGCGTGCCCGGATCCGGCAGGCGATCCTCGACCGCCTTCCGGTCGGCTGA